One region of Halomicrobium sp. LC1Hm genomic DNA includes:
- a CDS encoding DUF5791 family protein — MLRGEFEDAGEQSPETLRRAYETRLAETVESVGVDRAVDETPLDRDRITALLDGASPEIELTEAAAILALDEDRPHADTIAADARDILLMGMTTAVLDVETLSSGVDGQLEPKEIQQKVEGRFPMTVAEYALLHQFIAQREG; from the coding sequence ATGCTCAGAGGCGAATTCGAGGACGCGGGCGAGCAGTCACCAGAGACTCTCCGGCGGGCCTACGAGACGCGGCTGGCCGAGACCGTCGAATCGGTCGGCGTCGACCGGGCCGTCGACGAGACGCCGCTGGACCGAGACCGGATCACGGCACTCCTCGACGGTGCCTCCCCGGAGATCGAACTCACTGAAGCCGCGGCGATCCTGGCGCTCGACGAGGACCGTCCCCACGCCGACACGATCGCGGCGGACGCGCGGGACATCCTCCTGATGGGGATGACGACGGCGGTCCTGGACGTGGAGACGCTCTCGTCGGGTGTCGACGGCCAGCTCGAACCGAAGGAGATCCAGCAGAAGGTCGAGGGCCGGTTTCCGATGACTGTCGCGGAGTACGCCCTGCTCCACCAGTTCATCGCCCAGCGCGAGGGGTGA
- a CDS encoding SDR family oxidoreductase — translation MRVAILGCGYVGLALCRQLTDADHDVIGVRRSPDATAAIEDAGGTAVRADVTEADELAAVPDVDAIVFAASSGGRGADAARRVYVEGLQTVIDHFGARDEPPARLVYTSSTGVYGDHDGDWVDETTPLDPQTDKTRVLAEAERIARERALDRGIDGTVARFAGLYGPDRYRLERYLDGPVTEGYLNMVHRADAAGAVAFLLREGVARDETVLVVDDEPVSKWAFADWLADECGVAEPPKQTTGERLAADDLSETARRRIQTSKRCSNDRLHSLGYEFAHPTFRSGYRDAIERYRAGN, via the coding sequence ATGCGGGTCGCCATCCTCGGCTGCGGGTACGTCGGGCTGGCCCTCTGTCGCCAGTTGACCGACGCGGACCACGACGTGATCGGTGTGCGCCGCTCTCCAGACGCCACGGCGGCGATCGAGGACGCCGGTGGCACGGCGGTCCGGGCCGACGTGACCGAGGCCGACGAACTCGCTGCCGTCCCCGACGTCGACGCGATCGTCTTCGCTGCCAGTTCCGGCGGGCGGGGAGCCGACGCGGCGCGCCGGGTGTACGTCGAGGGCCTTCAGACGGTGATCGACCACTTCGGAGCGCGCGACGAGCCGCCAGCGCGGCTCGTGTACACGTCGAGTACGGGCGTGTACGGCGACCACGACGGCGACTGGGTCGACGAGACGACGCCGCTCGACCCCCAGACCGACAAGACGCGGGTCCTCGCCGAGGCCGAGCGCATCGCCAGGGAGCGGGCGCTGGACCGCGGCATCGACGGGACCGTCGCCCGCTTTGCCGGACTGTACGGTCCCGACCGGTACCGGCTGGAGCGGTACCTCGACGGTCCCGTCACCGAGGGGTACCTGAACATGGTTCACCGCGCGGACGCGGCGGGCGCGGTCGCCTTCCTCCTCCGCGAGGGAGTGGCGCGCGACGAGACCGTGCTGGTCGTCGACGACGAACCGGTCTCGAAGTGGGCCTTCGCCGACTGGCTGGCCGACGAGTGTGGCGTCGCGGAGCCACCCAAACAGACCACGGGCGAGCGTCTCGCGGCCGACGATCTCTCGGAGACCGCGCGTCGTCGGATCCAGACGAGCAAGCGCTGCTCGAACGACCGACTGCACTCGCTGGGCTACGAGTTCGCCCATCCGACCTTCCGGTCGGGGTACCGCGACGCGATCGAGCGCTACCGGGCCGGGAACTGA
- a CDS encoding bifunctional oligoribonuclease/PAP phosphatase NrnA, translating into MPIWQVGGLQRVVDRVTVFARESPLVAALVVVGLLVFLVGVRLAIDRLRRSPAERLQRLLASTDEIAVLMHPNPDPDAMSSALAVGRLATQAGSSPTLYYPGQIRHQENRAFQTVLDLDFDRIEKAGQLQESAVVLVDHNEARGFPGAEGIDPIAVIDHHPGGGEGSEFSDVRTDYGACATIFAEYFEQLDWELADDDAADDDDEQLDQEVATGLLYGIQSDTKQLTKGCSSAEFSAAEYLYDGIDEDLLDRIANPQVDAEVLDVKARAITDRQIENAFAISDVGAISNVDAIPQAADELLRLEGVTAVVVMGRKEDTLHLSGRSRDDRVHMGNVLQAVVDDIPMGSAGGHARMGGGQLSIDHMNGIGPGSGVAMADFKGHLFDAMAGDI; encoded by the coding sequence ATGCCGATCTGGCAAGTAGGTGGCCTCCAGCGAGTCGTCGATCGCGTCACCGTGTTCGCGCGTGAATCGCCGCTGGTGGCCGCGCTCGTGGTCGTCGGACTCCTCGTCTTTCTCGTCGGGGTCCGGCTCGCGATCGACAGACTCCGCCGATCGCCGGCCGAACGCCTCCAGCGGCTGCTGGCGTCGACCGACGAGATCGCCGTGTTGATGCATCCGAATCCCGATCCGGACGCGATGTCGAGTGCGCTGGCCGTCGGCAGGCTGGCGACGCAGGCAGGTTCGTCGCCGACGCTGTACTACCCCGGACAGATTCGCCATCAGGAAAACCGTGCGTTTCAGACCGTTCTCGACCTGGACTTCGATCGCATCGAGAAGGCCGGCCAGCTACAGGAGAGTGCGGTCGTCCTGGTCGACCACAACGAGGCGCGTGGCTTCCCCGGCGCGGAGGGCATCGATCCGATCGCCGTGATCGATCACCACCCCGGCGGCGGCGAGGGGTCGGAGTTTTCCGACGTTCGCACCGACTACGGTGCCTGTGCGACGATCTTCGCGGAGTACTTCGAGCAACTCGACTGGGAACTGGCCGACGACGACGCGGCCGACGACGACGACGAGCAGCTCGACCAAGAGGTGGCGACGGGGCTGCTCTACGGCATCCAGTCGGACACGAAACAGCTCACGAAGGGGTGTTCGTCCGCGGAGTTCTCGGCGGCCGAATACCTCTACGACGGGATCGACGAAGATCTGCTCGACAGAATCGCGAACCCACAGGTCGACGCCGAGGTGTTAGACGTGAAAGCCCGTGCGATCACCGACCGCCAGATCGAGAACGCCTTCGCGATCAGCGACGTGGGCGCGATCTCGAACGTGGACGCGATTCCACAGGCCGCCGACGAACTGCTCCGACTGGAGGGCGTGACGGCGGTCGTCGTGATGGGACGAAAAGAGGACACGCTGCACCTCTCCGGGCGCTCGCGCGACGATCGCGTCCACATGGGCAATGTCCTCCAGGCGGTCGTCGACGACATTCCGATGGGATCGGCGGGCGGCCACGCCCGGATGGGCGGGGGCCAGCTCTCGATCGATCACATGAACGGGATCGGACCGGGCAGCGGCGTCGCGATGGCCGACTTCAAGGGGCACCTGTTCGACGCGATGGCCGGCGACATCTGA
- a CDS encoding aldo/keto reductase, which yields MATQSATWAYRDDHDDFARTYFRRFGDCVVSSIGVGTYLGDPTDEQDERYREAIADALRSGINVVDTAINYRHQRSERVVGDVVRTGPVDREAVLVATKGGFVPFDEDRPGNPGAYVRSEYLDTGIVDSDDLVRGHHCIAPAFIEDQLDRSLENLGVDTIDLYYVHNPETQLEANSRAAVYDQLEATFERLERRRAAGDIRHYGVATWDAFRVPADHDSYLSLPEIVRRAQSAADTVDNETTGFRGVQLPFNVQMADAFTVEAHEGAEGTQSALWFAHEAELSVFTSASIMQGELSTGLPDDIAARLDGDTSVQRSINFARSPPGVTSALVGMGSTEHVVENVAAGRYEPLGASAFDAVFE from the coding sequence ATGGCAACTCAGTCGGCGACCTGGGCCTACCGTGACGACCACGACGACTTCGCCCGCACGTACTTCAGGCGGTTCGGCGACTGTGTCGTTTCCAGCATCGGCGTCGGCACCTACCTGGGCGACCCGACCGACGAGCAAGACGAGCGCTACCGAGAAGCGATCGCCGACGCGCTCCGCTCGGGGATCAACGTCGTCGATACGGCGATCAACTACCGACACCAGCGCTCAGAGCGCGTCGTCGGCGACGTGGTCCGGACGGGGCCGGTCGACAGAGAGGCGGTCCTCGTGGCGACGAAAGGCGGGTTCGTCCCCTTCGACGAGGACCGGCCGGGCAATCCCGGCGCGTACGTCAGGTCGGAGTATCTCGACACCGGCATCGTCGACAGCGACGACCTCGTCCGCGGGCACCACTGCATCGCACCGGCGTTCATCGAGGACCAGCTCGACCGCTCGCTGGAGAACCTCGGGGTGGACACGATCGACCTCTACTACGTCCACAACCCGGAGACACAGCTCGAAGCGAACTCGCGAGCGGCGGTGTACGACCAGCTCGAAGCGACCTTCGAGCGCCTGGAGCGACGCCGCGCGGCGGGGGACATCAGACACTACGGCGTGGCGACGTGGGACGCGTTCCGGGTGCCCGCGGACCACGACAGCTATCTTTCACTGCCCGAGATCGTGCGCCGTGCGCAGTCGGCGGCCGACACGGTCGACAACGAGACGACGGGCTTTCGCGGGGTCCAGCTCCCCTTCAACGTGCAGATGGCCGACGCCTTCACCGTCGAGGCCCACGAGGGTGCAGAGGGCACTCAGTCCGCGCTGTGGTTCGCTCACGAGGCCGAGCTGTCGGTGTTTACCAGCGCGTCGATCATGCAAGGGGAGCTGTCGACGGGGCTGCCCGACGATATCGCGGCCAGACTCGACGGCGACACCAGCGTCCAGCGCTCGATCAACTTCGCCCGGTCGCCGCCGGGCGTCACGTCCGCGCTGGTGGGGATGGGATCAACCGAGCACGTCGTCGAGAACGTCGCCGCCGGCCGGTACGAGCCACTCGGTGCGAGCGCGTTCGACGCCGTCTTCGAGTAG
- a CDS encoding HVO_0758 family zinc finger protein yields MDSVRSGLRAGDLEKDNYGRLSCTSCDQELGTENDPDEIGKIRVCPNCESKWQEM; encoded by the coding sequence ATGGACTCAGTACGGTCCGGACTGCGGGCGGGGGATCTGGAGAAGGACAACTACGGGCGGCTCTCTTGTACCAGCTGTGACCAGGAGCTGGGAACGGAGAACGATCCCGACGAGATCGGAAAGATCCGCGTCTGTCCGAACTGTGAGAGCAAGTGGCAGGAGATGTAG
- a CDS encoding MFS transporter, producing MVFLVNLARVVFAPLLEPLGGALDANDAALGTIATLAWLGSALPRIPTGYLLTRISRSAVILTSSGVLAVAAVTTSLANSVPAVMVGAFLMGLASGSYFIAGNPLASELFPDRVGSTLGIHGTASQLAAVGAPAIVGVAIGFGDWRTVFRAIAVAAVVSGTAFALTARRTEMPDAGDEDTAFLGAARHQWRIILAGVAVIGVTGLVWNGLFNFYVKYFLAKGLTAAQANQLLTVVFGAGVPAFFVSGRLADRLPVLPYILSIIAGFLACVYATTLVSAFLPLAALSAVMGYVIHSLFPAVDTYLLGSLPDHHRGSAYAVYSGTMMIIQASGSSVVGTLSSAGYGFETIFTWLVAVLAVVLVALTGLYVDGQLPTGARA from the coding sequence CTGGTCTTCCTGGTGAACCTCGCTCGGGTCGTGTTCGCGCCCCTGCTGGAGCCACTCGGTGGCGCACTCGACGCCAACGACGCCGCGCTGGGGACCATCGCGACGCTCGCGTGGCTCGGGAGCGCGCTGCCCCGCATCCCGACCGGCTACCTCCTGACGCGAATCTCTCGCAGCGCCGTCATCCTCACGTCCTCGGGGGTTCTGGCGGTCGCGGCCGTCACCACGTCGCTCGCCAACAGCGTTCCGGCCGTGATGGTGGGGGCCTTCCTGATGGGGCTCGCCAGCGGCTCGTACTTCATCGCGGGCAATCCCCTGGCGAGCGAACTGTTTCCCGACCGGGTCGGCTCCACTCTGGGTATCCACGGCACGGCCAGTCAGCTCGCGGCCGTCGGCGCGCCGGCGATCGTCGGTGTCGCGATCGGCTTCGGCGACTGGCGCACCGTCTTCCGCGCGATCGCGGTCGCGGCGGTCGTCTCTGGGACCGCGTTCGCGCTCACCGCCCGGCGGACCGAGATGCCCGACGCCGGCGACGAGGACACCGCCTTCCTCGGGGCCGCACGGCACCAGTGGCGGATCATCCTCGCCGGTGTCGCCGTCATCGGCGTCACCGGGCTGGTCTGGAACGGCCTGTTCAACTTCTACGTGAAGTACTTCCTCGCGAAGGGACTGACCGCGGCCCAGGCCAACCAGTTGCTGACCGTCGTCTTCGGTGCCGGCGTCCCGGCCTTTTTCGTCTCGGGACGGCTGGCCGACCGACTGCCGGTGTTGCCGTACATCCTCTCGATCATCGCCGGCTTCCTGGCCTGCGTGTACGCCACGACGCTGGTCTCGGCGTTCCTCCCGCTGGCCGCACTCAGCGCCGTCATGGGGTACGTGATCCACAGCCTCTTTCCCGCCGTCGACACCTACCTGCTGGGCTCGCTCCCCGACCACCACCGCGGGAGCGCCTACGCCGTCTACAGCGGGACGATGATGATCATCCAGGCCTCGGGGAGTTCCGTCGTCGGGACGCTCTCGTCGGCCGGCTACGGTTTCGAGACGATCTTCACCTGGCTGGTGGCGGTCCTGGCCGTCGTCCTGGTCGCGCTGACGGGACTGTACGTCGACGGCCAGCTTCCGACCGGCGCACGGGCGTAG
- a CDS encoding glycosyl transferase family 2 translates to MEYVQERIATLHDYDGTNPDAPTDRAAVVVPMTEREHASLAAEHVLSTLASVDPERVYVPLRASPGEVVAVTEWIDGFDFDAEVLWCNAPRVEEHLRERDLVAEAGKGRDVWLALGVAARHDYVVVHDADATSYGAEHVPKLLAPLAGDHSFAKGYYARVEDGRLYGRLFRLFVRPLLRALDETVDHPVIDYLLSFRYALAGEFAATSAVARSLRAQPGWGLEIGTLGDAYDAAGFSGSAQVDLGTHEHDHRSVGGPSGLGDMCEAVGSALFRVLDDQGVAVEYDRLRDAYTTAADALVDQYAADARFNGLTYDAASEREQVREYVRGVADPGEDRRLPAWNRCDVAPETIRGLSRDAIGERE, encoded by the coding sequence ATGGAGTACGTCCAGGAACGGATCGCTACGCTACACGATTACGACGGCACGAACCCCGACGCGCCGACCGATCGGGCCGCGGTCGTCGTCCCCATGACCGAGCGCGAGCACGCCAGCCTCGCGGCCGAGCACGTCCTCTCGACGCTGGCGTCGGTCGACCCCGAGCGGGTGTACGTCCCGTTGCGGGCCAGCCCGGGCGAGGTGGTCGCGGTGACCGAGTGGATCGACGGCTTCGACTTCGACGCCGAGGTGCTGTGGTGTAACGCGCCCCGCGTCGAGGAGCACCTCCGCGAGCGTGACCTCGTCGCCGAGGCCGGCAAGGGCCGAGACGTGTGGCTCGCGCTGGGCGTTGCCGCGCGCCACGACTACGTGGTGGTCCACGACGCCGACGCCACGAGCTACGGGGCCGAGCACGTCCCGAAGCTGCTCGCACCGCTGGCCGGCGATCACAGCTTCGCCAAGGGCTACTACGCCCGCGTCGAGGACGGACGGCTCTACGGGCGGCTGTTCCGCCTGTTCGTCCGCCCGCTCTTGCGCGCCCTCGACGAGACGGTCGATCATCCGGTGATCGACTACCTCCTGTCGTTCCGCTACGCGCTGGCCGGCGAGTTCGCCGCGACGAGCGCGGTCGCCAGATCGCTCCGCGCCCAGCCCGGCTGGGGACTGGAGATCGGCACGCTCGGGGACGCCTACGACGCGGCGGGCTTTTCCGGCAGCGCACAGGTCGACCTGGGGACCCACGAGCACGACCACCGTTCGGTCGGCGGCCCGTCGGGACTGGGCGACATGTGCGAGGCGGTCGGGAGTGCGCTCTTCCGGGTGCTCGACGACCAGGGCGTCGCCGTCGAGTACGACCGCCTCCGGGACGCGTACACGACCGCTGCCGACGCGCTCGTCGACCAGTACGCCGCCGACGCGCGGTTCAACGGGCTGACCTACGACGCCGCCAGCGAGCGCGAGCAGGTCCGGGAGTACGTCCGTGGCGTGGCCGACCCCGGTGAGGACCGTCGACTGCCGGCCTGGAATCGCTGTGACGTGGCTCCCGAGACGATCCGCGGGCTGTCACGGGACGCCATCGGCGAGAGAGAATAA
- the aspS gene encoding aspartate--tRNA(Asn) ligase: protein MDDRTYTADAEPGDTVTVAGWVHEVRDLGGIAFLILRDTTGKIQVKFEKDEMDDDLVETGLNVHRESVISVTGDVEEEPRAPTGVEVTPASVDVISEADPELPLDPSGKVDAELSTRLDNRTLDLRKDEVKAIFEIRAEVLRAVREQFRELGCTEINTPKIVATGTEGGTELFPITYFGQEAFMNQSPQLFKQLMVGSGLERVFEIGPIFRAEEHNTPRHLNEATSIDFESAFADHTEAMDACEAVVKAAYEAVEANCQDALEALDLADEFEAPDGEFPRLTYEEAIERINATGELDEPLVWGDDLPTEGEHALGQDVGEHYFITDWPSEIKPFYIMDKDDEVSTGFDMMHPEMELVSGGAREHRYDHLVKGFEQQGLDPEAFDYYTKMFKYGMPPHAGWGLGGERLIMTMLGLGNIREAVLFPRDRQRLSP from the coding sequence ATGGACGATCGAACGTACACGGCAGACGCCGAGCCCGGTGACACGGTCACCGTCGCCGGCTGGGTCCACGAGGTGCGCGACCTCGGTGGCATCGCATTCCTCATCCTCCGAGACACGACCGGAAAGATTCAGGTCAAGTTCGAGAAAGACGAGATGGACGACGATCTCGTGGAGACGGGTCTGAACGTCCACCGCGAGTCCGTCATCTCCGTGACGGGCGACGTGGAAGAAGAGCCCCGCGCACCGACCGGCGTCGAGGTCACGCCCGCGTCGGTCGACGTGATCAGCGAGGCCGACCCCGAACTGCCCCTCGACCCCTCCGGCAAGGTCGACGCCGAGCTGTCGACCCGACTGGACAACCGCACGCTGGACCTCCGCAAGGACGAGGTCAAGGCGATCTTCGAGATCCGCGCGGAAGTGCTGCGCGCGGTGCGCGAACAGTTCCGCGAACTCGGCTGCACGGAGATCAACACGCCCAAGATCGTCGCCACCGGTACCGAGGGCGGGACGGAACTGTTCCCGATCACCTACTTCGGCCAGGAAGCGTTCATGAACCAGAGCCCCCAGCTGTTCAAGCAGCTGATGGTCGGCTCCGGACTGGAGCGGGTCTTCGAGATCGGCCCGATCTTCCGCGCCGAGGAACACAACACGCCGCGCCACCTCAACGAGGCGACCTCGATCGACTTCGAGTCGGCCTTCGCCGATCACACCGAAGCGATGGACGCCTGTGAGGCCGTCGTCAAGGCCGCTTACGAGGCCGTCGAGGCGAACTGTCAGGACGCGCTCGAAGCGCTGGACCTGGCCGACGAGTTCGAGGCACCCGACGGCGAGTTCCCGCGCCTGACCTACGAGGAGGCAATCGAGCGCATCAACGCCACCGGCGAACTCGACGAGCCGCTCGTCTGGGGCGACGACCTCCCGACCGAGGGTGAACACGCGCTCGGCCAGGACGTGGGCGAGCACTACTTCATCACCGACTGGCCCAGCGAGATCAAGCCGTTCTACATCATGGACAAAGACGACGAGGTCTCGACCGGCTTCGACATGATGCACCCGGAGATGGAACTGGTCTCGGGCGGTGCCCGCGAACACCGCTACGACCACCTCGTCAAAGGGTTCGAACAGCAGGGCCTCGACCCCGAAGCCTTCGACTACTACACGAAGATGTTCAAGTACGGCATGCCCCCACACGCCGGCTGGGGACTGGGCGGCGAACGCCTCATCATGACGATGCTCGGACTCGGCAACATCCGCGAAGCCGTTCTCTTCCCGCGAGATCGGCAGCGACTCAGTCCGTAG
- a CDS encoding PLDc N-terminal domain-containing protein yields MVPLQAGFLLVFLLFGLAITALWVWVSYWVYTDATDRGMDSATLWAVVTFVGGVIGLLIYILVRDDPSASQAVSP; encoded by the coding sequence ATGGTCCCCCTGCAGGCTGGATTCCTGCTGGTGTTTCTGTTGTTCGGTCTCGCAATCACCGCACTGTGGGTGTGGGTGTCGTACTGGGTGTACACCGACGCCACCGACCGCGGCATGGACAGCGCGACGCTGTGGGCCGTCGTCACGTTCGTCGGCGGCGTCATCGGACTGCTGATCTACATCCTCGTCCGCGATGACCCGTCGGCGTCCCAGGCGGTGTCACCCTAG